In Methanomassiliicoccales archaeon, one DNA window encodes the following:
- a CDS encoding sodium:solute symporter family protein: LIFSLITAAYVIFGGMRAVMYADAFQAALMLIGMSAILMLTYLLLGGPVEANTTLTQMATVEDLVPAAWKSMGMTGWTSFPELYSVIGLTMVTTIIMGVGIGVLAQPQLVVRFMCAKDEKALNRAIPIGGIFILMTTGVAYTVGALSNVYFYYESPLHQIAYQAAGNNRDAIMPLYINSAMPDIVVVVFMLTLLAAAMSTLSSQFHALGSAAGYDLLAWFRKRKGMSLDEDSNPEKKASLKSNRIGTFAMILISVVLALSMPTGIIAIATALFMGLCASAFLPALTHALFSKRLSLNAAKLSLVLGTISWFLWVVFVHDKEAKILGIGQALFGRATLLGFPWSFIDPLVIAIPISIAGLAIGWSIDYKRGKLKPRPE, from the coding sequence CTTATTTTCTCCTTGATTACGGCCGCCTATGTTATTTTCGGCGGCATGCGCGCGGTGATGTACGCCGATGCCTTCCAGGCCGCTCTCATGCTCATAGGCATGAGTGCAATATTGATGCTCACCTATCTCTTGCTCGGAGGCCCTGTGGAGGCCAATACAACCCTCACGCAGATGGCCACGGTGGAGGATCTGGTGCCCGCTGCCTGGAAGAGCATGGGAATGACCGGATGGACGAGCTTCCCGGAGCTTTATTCCGTGATAGGGCTGACGATGGTCACCACTATAATCATGGGCGTGGGGATAGGCGTCTTGGCGCAACCTCAGTTAGTGGTGCGGTTCATGTGCGCCAAGGACGAGAAGGCGTTGAACCGGGCTATCCCCATAGGGGGGATATTCATCCTGATGACTACCGGTGTGGCTTATACAGTAGGAGCTCTCAGCAACGTCTACTTCTACTATGAGAGCCCCCTGCATCAGATAGCCTATCAGGCGGCCGGGAACAATAGGGACGCCATAATGCCTTTGTACATCAATTCCGCCATGCCTGACATAGTGGTGGTGGTCTTCATGCTCACCCTATTGGCCGCGGCCATGTCCACTTTGTCCTCGCAGTTCCATGCACTCGGCTCCGCCGCAGGTTATGATCTTCTCGCTTGGTTCAGGAAGAGGAAAGGCATGTCGTTGGATGAAGATTCTAATCCTGAGAAGAAAGCCTCGCTGAAGTCCAATCGTATAGGCACTTTTGCGATGATATTGATTTCTGTCGTTCTTGCCTTGAGCATGCCTACAGGGATAATCGCCATTGCCACCGCCTTATTCATGGGCTTATGCGCCTCCGCCTTCCTGCCTGCGCTGACGCATGCGCTCTTCTCCAAACGCTTATCGTTGAACGCTGCCAAGCTTAGCCTAGTGTTAGGTACTATATCGTGGTTCCTGTGGGTGGTTTTCGTTCACGACAAGGAAGCGAAGATCCTAGGGATAGGTCAAGCTCTCTTCGGCAGAGCTACGTTGCTAGGGTTCCCCTGGAGCTTCATAGACCCATTGGTGATTGCCATCCCCATTTCCATCGCGGGCCTGGCGATTGGCTGGTCCATCGACTATAAGAGAGGAAAACTGAAGCCAAGACCAGAATGA
- a CDS encoding DUF2117 domain-containing protein: MKYAAVLHGPEVLDVGLGQRVLAILKKEGETSAVMSGITGIAAVIDAGLEREIDISRKRKPSVELISLDRWADCLILLNYAKSRESGLRFGSIVFSRCSSKISCPLIQVDNGMVIVWKEGAEDLATRIGKELGLELLPRPILENIGEEPGWRTVRGVVPGESVWVNGVVIGRACSDVVQLAFSPSGELMAKGMELKESGVKRLGKVDISSAHIRSGITRRTKAVPRSIGSSKEKVYFVDHAAEDAPFKCRDAKLVVSVGDDTSRITAALLYRFGVPTIAIVDGDEDRISTESFRFEGSQIFQVRPGNDDLVGMEVKEKIFQNKDAIETPEGINEIADRIERIVGERLISRVYY, translated from the coding sequence ATGAAGTATGCAGCCGTTCTGCACGGCCCAGAGGTTCTAGATGTCGGGTTAGGACAAAGGGTCTTAGCCATACTTAAAAAAGAAGGCGAAACTTCAGCCGTAATGAGCGGCATCACCGGTATAGCCGCGGTGATAGACGCCGGGCTGGAAAGGGAAATCGATATATCCCGAAAAAGAAAGCCTTCGGTGGAATTGATATCTTTGGACAGATGGGCTGATTGTCTAATTCTATTAAATTATGCGAAGAGCCGTGAATCTGGCTTGAGATTCGGTTCAATAGTATTTTCTAGATGCAGTTCAAAAATATCTTGTCCTTTAATCCAAGTAGATAATGGCATGGTGATAGTTTGGAAGGAGGGTGCGGAGGATTTAGCAACTCGAATAGGTAAGGAGCTTGGTTTGGAACTGCTTCCAAGGCCGATTCTTGAGAATATAGGTGAAGAGCCAGGATGGAGGACAGTAAGAGGAGTGGTACCGGGAGAAAGCGTTTGGGTGAATGGCGTTGTGATAGGTAGGGCCTGTTCTGATGTGGTGCAGTTGGCCTTTAGTCCTTCTGGTGAGCTAATGGCCAAAGGCATGGAGCTTAAGGAAAGCGGAGTCAAGCGTCTGGGCAAGGTGGACATCTCATCAGCGCACATCCGGTCTGGAATCACGCGTAGGACAAAAGCTGTTCCAAGGAGTATCGGTTCGTCGAAAGAAAAGGTGTATTTTGTGGACCACGCCGCAGAGGACGCGCCCTTCAAATGCAGAGACGCAAAACTGGTGGTTAGCGTAGGAGATGATACGAGTAGAATCACGGCAGCGCTACTTTATCGCTTCGGTGTGCCCACCATCGCCATCGTCGACGGAGATGAGGATCGTATATCGACCGAAAGCTTCCGGTTCGAAGGCTCGCAGATATTCCAGGTTCGGCCAGGAAATGATGATCTGGTAGGCATGGAAGTTAAGGAGAAGATATTCCAAAATAAGGATGCCATTGAGACGCCGGAGGGTATCAATGAGATTGCAGATCGCATCGAAAGAATAGTCGGAGAAAGACTCATATCACGCGTTTATTATTGA
- the proB gene encoding glutamate 5-kinase: protein MRALNPRRVVVKIGTNTICREDGTIDQQYLESVARQIMEMAAVGIESIIVTSGAIGAGTTELGMERRPQEIAVRQACAAVGQATLMMAWRDAFRKYGRCVGQVLLTYGAFSDRLRYNNLKKAMEAMFRLGVVPIVNENDVIATDEIEEIFGDNDRLSALVASKIDADLLILLTDVDGLYDRNPEVDPDAKLLHTIDEITKDIERIAGGNISERSVGGMRTKIAAAKIAMQSGINMVIANGRTKDVILRVVKGEEIGTLFTAKSRYSNKERWILFAAPKGKINVDAGAEKALRNGKSLLPCGITSFEGRFKKGDVVRIGNFAKGVSNFSSSELPRILEKCREEHSNGNKLHNDMVIVSNEKIVLLD, encoded by the coding sequence ATGAGAGCGCTCAATCCGCGAAGGGTAGTGGTAAAGATAGGTACCAATACCATCTGTCGTGAGGACGGCACCATCGATCAACAATATTTGGAATCGGTGGCGCGGCAGATAATGGAGATGGCAGCAGTAGGAATAGAGTCGATTATTGTGACCTCGGGAGCCATCGGCGCCGGAACCACAGAACTAGGAATGGAGCGAAGACCTCAAGAGATAGCGGTTAGACAGGCTTGTGCTGCGGTGGGACAAGCTACCTTAATGATGGCCTGGCGAGATGCATTCCGCAAATATGGCAGATGCGTTGGCCAGGTCTTACTCACATATGGCGCCTTCTCAGATCGCTTGCGCTACAACAATTTGAAGAAGGCCATGGAGGCAATGTTTCGCCTTGGGGTCGTGCCGATAGTAAACGAGAATGATGTGATCGCCACTGATGAGATCGAGGAGATTTTCGGAGATAATGACAGGCTTAGTGCGCTAGTGGCGAGCAAGATCGATGCTGACCTACTTATATTGCTGACTGATGTGGATGGACTTTATGACCGCAATCCTGAGGTGGATCCCGATGCCAAGCTTCTGCATACGATAGACGAGATTACCAAGGATATAGAGCGCATCGCTGGAGGGAATATAAGCGAGCGTTCGGTAGGAGGCATGCGCACCAAGATAGCGGCGGCCAAGATAGCCATGCAGTCGGGCATCAACATGGTCATAGCCAATGGCAGGACTAAAGATGTTATTTTAAGGGTGGTTAAAGGGGAGGAGATAGGCACATTATTCACAGCTAAGTCCAGATATTCGAATAAGGAGAGGTGGATACTATTCGCTGCACCAAAAGGAAAGATCAATGTGGACGCAGGAGCGGAGAAGGCGTTGCGAAACGGCAAAAGCCTTCTACCCTGTGGAATAACATCTTTCGAGGGCAGATTTAAGAAGGGTGATGTTGTGCGTATAGGCAACTTCGCTAAGGGCGTGTCTAACTTTTCCTCCAGCGAATTACCGAGGATTTTGGAGAAATGCAGAGAAGAGCATTCCAACGGGAACAAGTTGCATAATGATATGGTCATAGTGAGCAACGAAAAAATCGTATTGCTTGACTAA